A window from Gemmatimonadaceae bacterium encodes these proteins:
- a CDS encoding type II secretion system F family protein codes for MPNFTYTARSQSGELKTATIEAASKEDVVAQLRRQRLSVVKVDEDAKPKKTKGSVKMRDIVIFTRQFSTMINAGLPLVQALDILAKQSENKVLQDVTRAVVFDVESGHTVADALAKHPNAFSELYVNMVAAGEAGGILDTILLRLATFMEKNDALVRKVKGAMIYPGVIMSVAAIAIMVLLIFVIPVFESMFASVGLALPVPTRIVIGLSRFLKGYWWAVGAGVGGGVFMLKRYYGTSNGRLVIDRIMLRLPVLGDVLRKSAVSRFTRTLGTLISSGVSILDGLEITAKTAGNRVIQDAIMASRASIAGGDTIAAPLQKSQVFPPMVISMIAVGEQTGGLDEMLSKIADFYDEEVDAAVSGLLSLLEPVMIVFLGVVVGGMVVAMYLPIFDMINAVQ; via the coding sequence ATGCCGAACTTTACCTACACCGCCAGGTCGCAGAGCGGCGAACTGAAAACTGCGACGATCGAAGCCGCATCAAAGGAGGACGTGGTCGCGCAGCTGCGACGCCAGCGCCTCTCCGTGGTCAAGGTCGACGAGGACGCCAAGCCGAAGAAGACGAAGGGCAGCGTGAAGATGCGCGACATCGTCATCTTCACCCGTCAGTTCTCGACGATGATCAACGCCGGTCTGCCGCTCGTTCAGGCCCTCGATATCCTGGCCAAGCAGTCCGAGAACAAGGTGTTGCAGGACGTCACGCGGGCCGTGGTCTTCGACGTGGAGTCGGGTCACACCGTCGCCGACGCACTGGCCAAGCACCCCAACGCGTTCAGCGAACTCTACGTGAACATGGTCGCGGCCGGTGAGGCGGGCGGTATCCTCGATACCATCCTGCTCCGATTGGCGACGTTCATGGAAAAGAACGACGCCCTCGTGCGCAAGGTGAAGGGCGCGATGATCTACCCGGGCGTCATCATGTCGGTCGCGGCCATCGCGATCATGGTGCTGCTCATCTTCGTCATCCCGGTCTTCGAGAGCATGTTCGCAAGCGTCGGCCTGGCCCTGCCGGTGCCGACCCGCATCGTCATCGGCCTCTCACGGTTCCTCAAGGGCTACTGGTGGGCCGTGGGCGCGGGCGTAGGTGGCGGCGTGTTCATGCTCAAGCGCTACTACGGCACGTCCAACGGTCGGCTCGTGATCGATCGCATCATGCTCCGGCTTCCGGTGCTTGGTGACGTACTCCGCAAGTCTGCCGTCTCGCGCTTCACCCGCACGCTCGGCACACTCATCTCCTCGGGTGTCAGCATCCTCGACGGTCTCGAGATCACGGCGAAGACCGCGGGCAATCGCGTCATTCAGGACGCCATCATGGCCTCGCGAGCGTCGATCGCCGGAGGTGATACCATCGCGGCCCCGCTGCAGAAGTCCCAGGTCTTCCCGCCAATGGTCATTTCGATGATCGCCGTCGGTGAACAGACCGGTGGGCTCGATGAGATGCTTTCCAAGATCGCGGACTTCTATGACGAAGAAGTCGACGCCGCGGTGTCCGGGCTGCTTTCTCTGCTTGAGCCCGTCATGATCGTCTTCCTTGGCGTCGTCGTCGGTGGTATGGTTGTAGCCATGTACCTGCCGATCTTCGACATGATCAACGCGGTCCAGTAA
- a CDS encoding type IV pilus twitching motility protein PilT, translating into MTKPSSAPAVNLRALLEEMIERDASDLHITAGERAKLRVDGDIVNSNGEYVLTPKDTLQLAYSVLTENQKKRFEMDDELDFSFGIQNLARFRGNCFKQRGCVSMVIRQIPFNIRSFADLGLPGVIARMAEKPRGLVLVTGPTGSGKSTTLAAMIDKINRERKGHIITVEDPIEFIHRHQSCIVNQREVGTDTRTFANALKYALREDPDVILIGEMRDLETIQAALTIAETGHLVFATLHTNSSAEAINRIIDVFPSHQQSQVRAQLAFVLEGIVTQTLLPRARGRGRVMAAEILVITAAIRALIRDDKIHQIYSLMQSGKKFGMQTLNDALYQLYVAREVVEEECLRTSGDPNEFLRMIGRAPLDEGEDRSKSTSQRTAAVAGGRR; encoded by the coding sequence ATGACCAAGCCCTCGTCCGCGCCGGCCGTCAATCTTCGCGCTCTGCTCGAGGAGATGATCGAGCGCGATGCGTCTGACCTGCACATCACCGCCGGTGAGCGCGCCAAGCTGCGCGTCGACGGTGACATCGTGAACTCCAATGGCGAATACGTCCTCACGCCAAAGGACACGCTGCAGCTGGCCTACTCGGTGCTCACCGAGAACCAGAAGAAGCGCTTCGAGATGGACGACGAGCTGGACTTCTCGTTCGGCATCCAGAACCTCGCGCGCTTCCGCGGCAACTGCTTCAAGCAGCGCGGCTGCGTGTCGATGGTCATCCGGCAGATTCCCTTCAACATCCGGTCGTTCGCCGACCTCGGTCTGCCCGGCGTGATCGCCCGAATGGCCGAAAAGCCGCGCGGGCTCGTCCTCGTCACCGGTCCCACGGGCTCCGGCAAGTCCACCACGCTCGCCGCGATGATCGACAAGATCAACCGGGAGCGAAAAGGCCACATCATCACGGTGGAAGACCCGATCGAGTTCATTCACCGGCACCAGAGCTGCATCGTCAACCAACGCGAGGTGGGCACCGATACCCGGACCTTCGCCAACGCGCTCAAGTACGCCCTGCGCGAAGATCCCGACGTCATCCTCATCGGCGAAATGCGCGACCTGGAGACCATCCAGGCGGCGCTGACGATCGCCGAGACCGGCCACCTGGTGTTCGCGACGCTGCACACCAACTCGTCGGCCGAAGCGATCAACCGCATCATCGACGTGTTCCCGAGCCATCAGCAGTCGCAGGTACGCGCGCAGCTCGCGTTCGTGCTCGAGGGCATCGTCACGCAGACGCTTCTGCCGCGTGCCCGGGGCCGCGGTCGCGTCATGGCCGCTGAAATCCTGGTGATCACCGCCGCGATCCGCGCGTTGATCCGTGACGACAAGATCCACCAGATCTACTCGCTCATGCAGTCCGGCAAGAAGTTCGGGATGCAGACCCTGAACGACGCGTTGTACCAACTGTACGTCGCCCGCGAGGTCGTCGAGGAGGAGTGCCTCCGCACCTCCGGCGACCCCAACGAGTTCCTCCGGATGATCGGGCGCGCGCCGCTCGACGAGGGGGAAGATCGCAGCAAGTCCACTTCGCAGCGCACGGCCGCCGTGGCCGGCGGCCGCCGGTAG